The Rhea pennata isolate bPtePen1 chromosome 5, bPtePen1.pri, whole genome shotgun sequence nucleotide sequence tggatttttaaaagttggcAGCCTAGTTTAACATCTGACCATGCTAAGGTTTAACAAACACAAAACTCTTGTAAAATACAGTCCTGTAGGAACTGGTGTTCAGCCCAGTATATCCTgtagaatttttgtttttcatatcaGTTTTCTACCAATTTCCTACCATTTTTAgtccctttttccttttgtgatttCAATGTATCCAACATCAGTTTGCCTGTATCGTGCTATCAGTGCAGTGTAGTTTGACTGGATACATTGATCGCTAGTAAATTAGCTTTATTTCTGTAATCTATTGTTGGTTCTCTGGTCCCTGGCCTATGGCAGAAGAATGCATATCAGGTAagattgctttttaaagttgtcttaaatgctttgtttaaaagaaaagaaaaaaaagagagaaaatgccGTTTCATTGTTCCggtttttaatttcatttcagtgatgGTAAACGTGGAGCCAAAGGGGATAAACCTGTTTATTCTGCtcaatatttattcaaaaatgtgGTATTATGGCATCCGTCAGGTTGAAATTTGGTATATTTGGTTGTTATTTGGTATATTTGTGAACCGTGTActtgctcttcctcccagaaACATAGCTTATAGGCAAGGTTAATCCAGTGTTGGCGGTCCATGTCCTAGCACAGCATCTGTAAGTTAACACATAACAATTGCTTCCAAGGATGGATTTATCTATCATTCTGTTGATGTATTTTCTATTGTCTTATAGGAATTCTGGTCATAGGaactgtttttaattgaaaaaaaagtggCAATTTTACACAATTTTTAGTAGAGCTGTAGCAGGTAACCCTTTAGTTTCTGTGTTTCCAAAGAGCTATTTccaaccttttttcttttttttttctttttttttaactctctccATCTTGCAGTGGTGGAAGTTAAGGATTCCATTCTGCAGAGTCCAGTTCTTACCAATGAACagttagaacttttttttagggagggaaaaggggaaaggttGCAGCTCTCTTCACTGTTTAACCACATGCACCACGTGTAAGTGGATAAATTTCTTTACCCAAGTTTTCATATAGGATGGTTTTGGTCTGCCAAGACTTTTTGGGAAACAATTCACTGTTCCAGTAAGCATTCcactcaaatatatttttctagttgaacagaattaattttgtcAGCTTAAAGTTCACTTTGCTTGTACCCAAGTGGCTTGCTTCACATATGGGAGTTGTGGCCCACCTGAACCATGATTGGCAGTGCACTGTGTATGTCCAGTTTAGTTAGCTTATAATACAAGGTCAGGCCAGCCCTGCCCTGCTAAGGTTGGAGATTGCTGGTCTGTGTAGATCTATGCTTTTGCACGAAATTTAGTCTTGTGATTGCTACATTTTGATTTCATACTTAACgagttccaaaaaaaaaaaaaaaaatacccaccAAACCCTatgtaatatttcaaaattggTGGCGGTTTTGGTATTTCCATTACCAGCCTTGTGTGTTGCGCCGGGAATATCCTGTTCCTAAAACTATGGAATTAACTGTGAAAGTTCTCTTGTTGGTTTTTAGaaactggaggaggaaaaaggcaaaaaggagaaagaaagacaggaaattgaaaaagaacgcagagaaagagaaagggaacgGGAGCGTGAACGAGAAAGGAGGGAGCGTGAAAGAGAGAGGGAGCGTGAACGTGAAcgagagaaggagaaggaacgGGAGCGTGAACGTGAACGAGATAGGGATCGTGACCGAACTAAAGACCGAGACAGAGACCGTGAACGAGACAGAGACCGTGACAGAGATCGTGAAAGGAGTTCAGATCGCAACAAGGATCGAAGTAGATCAAGGTAAATTACATTTGAGTTGCTGTTcaactgcttcatttttttcttgtactctTCATTTAGTACATGTAGTTCACCTGATAGCTGCGTGTTCAGAAAAGAATAGTCCTACTGGAAGATCAgcataaaagcagaaaatcagattttagaaaatactgcattGATGCAGATCCAAAAAATACTTGATTTCTTCCACAGCATAGGCATATAAGAAAAGTCACAGTTGGCTTGCTTGTTTACTGAATATGACTGAAGTGTGCTGTTTTTCTCTAGAACCTCATTCTAGTCTGTGATGGATAGTGTTCTTTTTTGCCTACATTACCTTTtagctttatctttttttgacgggtatgtgtctgtgtgtgcacgtgtatatatacacgtatatatgcacacacacatatgtatacacacgTGCgcgcacacgtgtgtgtgtatacatacatatatatatatatatataaataatccTCTTTCAGTCTTAAATTGTGACTAATCATGTCAGGCTATAGGTGATACTTCTGTCCTCCTtatcagaggaaaaatagcTGTTTCACTTTAAATGTACGTTCTTGTGCGCAAGGTCCAAGTTGTCTGTAAGctatgtaaatgtaaatgtgaAGGATTTAAGTacacttctctgcagagtttttAGCTTACGTCAGTTACCTGTTGGGAACTACTAACAATCTGATGAGAGTTGCCATGTACTCATTCTTAGTTTCTGTAGAGGCCCCTACTTAGCGATTGGGATGCTCTGACAACTACTTTtagataaataatttttcagtataTTAGAAGTACTGACGTGTGCCCGTTGCTGTATTGGTTGATCATGTTGTACAGCTGCACAAAAGAAATAACTTGGAAGATGCTATAAATAGTCCTTTGTGATTCAGATCATAACTCTTAATTGAGTGAGGATGAACACTGAATACTTAAATTTGAACCTTTCCTTCctttagagaaaaaagcagagacagGGAAAGAGAACGAGAGCGGGAGCGGGAAAGAGAACGAGAGCGGGAGCGGGAAAGAGAACGAGAGCGGGAACGAGAAAGAGAACGAGAGCGGGAGCGGGAACGAGAAAAGGATAAGAAGAGAGATCGAgaagaagatgaggaagatGCCTATGAACGCCGAAAGCTAGAGAGAAAACTGCGGGAAAAAGAAGCTGCATATCAAGAGgtagtttgggttttttaaggcttcctgggaaaaaaattatttctgatggGTGATAAAGACTCTTTTGGTTTAAGATAAAACAGCattccttctccctttttgttcctaaatacatttttaatccCTTGACTCTACCAATTGGGGCACAGTGCGTAAATCATATAAATCAttcattcagaagaaatttaGGTTTTTAAATTCCAGGGTTTAAAATTATGAACAGTTTGCTTAATTTtagtgaagttttttttctaaacgGTAATCTAAATTACCTTTCTGTATACTAtagttgtttttaatattcttgaGATTGtagagtttgtttttcttctgttacagCGTCTTAAAAACTGGGAAATCAGAGAACGGAAGAAAAGCCGAGAATATGAAAAAGAGGctgaaagggaggaagaaagaagaagggaaatgGTAAGGCTCATGTTTGCATTTGtagttttgggttttttcctttatgtCCAATTTAAAATGGAGCATTCTATTATTATCTTTGTGGATAGTGATAGTGGACTGATTTTGCGTAAACGCACATGTTTTTGTACAAAGATTTGAGTTAATGGATTTGTAACAGAAGATGTCTAATAGTAGTATCCAGagtctggaaaacaaaacttaatGAGTTGGGTCTTGCAGAGGCAAAAGAATGAGAAGTAGCTGCAAAATACTGTGGTTTTGATCATCATGTTTTACTACATCTGTGACATATTTTTGTCATACTTCTAGCAAAACCTCTGTGTTCTAAATTGTGCAAACTGGAGCAGAGCTGTTGTTCTGCTTGCAGCCTGCTCACGTGACTGGATCTTGTGTAATACCTAAGCATTGAGTAAATTTCTGTCTTCAGTTCCTTTCTTGTGAAATTATCGCAGTTATCGATGTAACTCATGCCATTTGTCTGAAATGTTACCTATGGAAGATGGAGATTTTTGTACTGTCATAGTTTTGCCTTGAAGTTCTTCTAAATGATCGTAATACTCATAATTAAAccagagaagaagagaaaatgtgaaagtCCTAAGTAGGAAGTAGATTGGGAAGTGCTGCAAAGCTGAAAATGCAAAGGGATgtggggaagaagaaaatagaagagaCATTGTTTTACatgaaacttaattttttccccaaaagcttGCAGGGGAGGATGGGAACATCTACAAGAATGACTTATTTCTATCTGTGATCCTTCTGGATGCTGACTGTGGATGACAATGGTAGAGAGCAGTGATAAATTTGGTCCTGAATTTAGAATCATAATCATAATTTGTTTCTCAAAGTCATTGGCATATAAATATTGTGGTGTTGGCTTAAAGATATTGCTTGGATACAGGCTAGAAATTCCTCATTTATATTCTACTCAAAGAACtagttttactttttccattttattcgaggaaaacaaaattttgttgaCCATCACACCTCTTCTTCAATTTTTGGCCTGTGCATTAATAGCGTCACATGGTTTGGATTAATGACACGATAGGAGAGTGCTTATTGTAGAAGTATCCCTTAGATTTGTTTCTGTATAtaactaattctttttttttctttaagtgtaGTTCTTGAAACTAAGCAGTACTGACAAAATACGCTTAAGCtagcatttaaaatgttcaaaacCAGACTCATGAATTTGAAGAACAAGATTGAACCTATTGAAAATGTTAATAGTAGAACACTGCAAACCAGAGAGATTATACCAATAGACATAACAGATGTATATATGCTATAGAACATATGATAGCAAGTTGACAGATTCTTAGAATATTTATGTCGTTTCAAAACCTTTTGGTTTGCTGGCTGGAAAGCTCTGTGCTTTTAGTTTGAAGCAtagaatatattaaattaatttgccAATAGCATTAGTAAATTTTTAATTctcagaaagacagaaataatttcGCAGCGTTACTTACGCCTCAAATTCTTGTAGGCAAAAGAAGCCAAACGGTTGAAAGAATTCTTAGAAGATTATGATGATGACAGAGATGATCCAAAATACTACAGGTATGTCTTGTATATTTATCCCTAATAAGAAagcttttgttgctgttctaCCAAAATTGCAGGGCTTATTGGTTCAGGTTTATGGAATTGTGTTATAGAGAGGTTATCTTGTAATGTAAAGGTCGTATAACTGCCTAAGTTATTTCTGAGTCACTGCGTAAGTGgtagagggaaaagggaaactCCATACTACTACTTGTTGATGCTTAGAAGTAGCTGCTACTTCCTATCGCTGAACTAATGGgtgaggcagagcagaggatAGTGTAATCCCAAAACAAGGGAGCTTGCAGGGGGAAGAATCAGTGAAGCATACCTCTAAGCAGTCTGTTTCAAGGAAGCTGTGATTTGTATTAAGAGCAAGCTTGTTAACTCCATAAGGATGGGGAAGTTCCTTCGAGTATAGGACTAaccaaaattttaattataatcGGTTCTTTCAAGTACAAATAATTTGACTCTTTTCTCCGACGAAATCTGCAGTCATTCATATTCTTAAtacaatacagaaaatactggGTAGTAATGTAGAGAACTGGCATGCTAGATTCTTCTGCTACAAAAAATAGGGGACTCCAGACggtcttaattttatttttatttaatgggAGATGTGTCTATACTGGATATTTCTTGCTTTGTCATATATGGTTctcactgaaatacaaatataaattctttaaatacaaattctgTGTCTTTTGTAGGGGTAGTGCTCTTCAGAAGAGGCTACGAGACAGGGAGAAAGAGATGGAAGCAGACGAACGGgataggaagagagaaaaggaagaactggaagaaatcAGGCAGCGTCTTCTGGCAGAAGGACACCCAGATCCAGATGCAGAACTCCAGAGAGTAAGTGGCTGTAAGAACACTggatacaaaacaaaaatctcctttCTAGATCTATGTTTGGATAGAgttcaaaaaataagaaaaaataagcgTGGATTAGATTTGGATAAATGGCATTAGGTTACATGTATTACGTGTATTTGACTAACACAGACTTCCTTAGGAAAAGGAGTCTTCAGATTCTTTTGAACAGTACTGTTtgagagctgtttttttttttttttttttttttttttgctaattcttTTACTAAAGATGGAGCAGGAGGCTGAAAGGCGTAGGCAGCCACAAATCAAGCAAGAGCCAGagtcagaggaagaagaggaggaaaagccagaaaaagaggaaaaaagagaagagccagaggaagaggaagaggagcctGAACAAAAGCCCTGCCTTAAACCAACTTTACGACCCATCAGTTCTGCCCCATCTGTTTCTTCTGCTAGCGGAAATGCAACCCCTAACACACCTGGTGATGAATCTCCATGTGGCATTATAATTCCTCATGAAAATTCACCTGATCAACAACAGCCAGAGGAACATCGACCCAAAATAGGACTTAGCCTCAAATTGGGCaagtttacattttcattttaatgttccATATGGGATCAGAATGAAGAAAGCCAAGCTGAATAGACAGTTGGTTTTCCAAAAATATGGTGTTTTTGACATACTCAAACAACTTAGTGTATCAAGGTGTTACCTAGATGTTCTCCTtgatctccccccccccttatcCAGATCATCTGCTTTATAGATATCATCTCTCCCCAAAAtgtggagggaaggaggagagagagggaagttTTGGCATGCTAAAGAATTAACTTTAAGAATATTGAACTGGAATTGGTTAATTCCACATAATATTTCACTTTAATAGATctctaaatatttcttttaaaacccATTGCTACTTTTCATTAATGTAAGTACACTTTAAATTAAGCccctctcttttatttattcacaaagatccttttaaaagaagaagaaaattgaaaatgagACTTCCTGCTCCCCACCTTAGAGTAGCACAATGAATTGATCACAGAATTGCATATAGTGTGTAAGTCTGGAGTTCCTTAGCATGTTAGCAatttcctagatttttttttaagagttctgAGCAGCAGATCTCCCATAAGGCTTATGCATTTATGATTTATTATGTTGATTGAGTTATGCCAAGGTTGCGGTTTGAGCTCCCTCTGTGTTAAATTTTGAATGAAGAAAATCCATCTGGAATGAGGTTAACTGATTAAAGCTGTATCTCTGGCTTAATCCATCATAATCTTTCAGTTCTGTACTTTGCACTTACTAAGGGTTGAACTCATGGTATAGTCCCCTTCCTCAGTGAGGGTGCTAGTTGGCTTCAGGGTAGAGAAAGACCTTACTTTTCATGAACTTTGAAGAAACTCAGCTGCaatcttttaacttttttgcCATTCGTAACAAAGTTGGAGAGATTAAAATGCTGATCTAGACATTCACAGACATTTAACATGCAATACAATCTTTCTCGAATTTACAAAAAGCAAACTAGCTTCAGTTGTAGTTTTATGAAATTGTTATTCACCCTTTTGTTTGTAGGGGCCTGCAATAGTCCTAATCAGCCCAATGCtgtaaaaaggaagaagcttGCTGTGGATAGCGTTTTCAATAAATTTGATGATGAAGACAGTGATGATGTGCCCCGGAAAAGGAAACTGGTCCCCTTGGATTATGGAGAAGAAGATAAAAGCAATCTCAAAGGCAGCGtcaatacagaagaaaaacgGAAACATATTAAGAGTCTTATTGAGAAGATTCCTACAGCAAAACCAGAGCTTTTTGCTTATCCTCTTGACTGGTCAATTGTGGATTCAGTAAGTTGATTCGTTTTAATCGTTCACAGAAAAGCTTAACTTCCCCAAACAAACCTCAGAACTGAATAAAGAGGCAGCACACCTGGAACCATGATGTGCTGAAGCAGCAGCGTCAAATGGAATCAAAtacaattactgtatttcttttccatttacgATATTGATTCTGAAGTATGCCTTATTTTTATTGAACTGCTGCCATAAATTGTCTAACAGTATCAtggaagggggaaaaagtcCTCTAAAAACATGTTTGAATGATTGTCTGATTGAATGGAAACAAATAATTGCTGTCACCAAATCCAGGAGAGTTATCTTGTAGTTGCtgtcagtttgtatttttcattaaacagTTGTTTGTGTCTTCTAACTGTCTCTTTCTAGTGGTATTGTTTCAGGGCAACAAAGATTATGGAAACTATggtattcttttctctttcagacatTAATGGAACGTCGAATCAGGCCGTGGATcaacaagaaaataatagaatacATTGGTGAAGAAGAAGCTACGCTAGTTGACTTTGTCTGTTCtaaggttaattttttttaaaaaaaaatctggtttttaCTCCCAgtttaagcagcagcaatgacTGCAGTATCTGTATTTGAAGGCAGTATGTTATCTTCTCTGTATTTCATGGTATTGTTCAGAGACAGTCAGTATACTTGGAATTGGTATGTACCCTTACGATTTACAAGTTAGATCCTTTATTGTTTATACACAATATGTACATGCCAGATGCTCTCTGTTATCTGTTAGATAAACCCGTTGTCTGGATTGATGAAATAAGCAGTTGGCAAAGCAAGTGTTAAACTCAGAGCTTCATCATTAGATTTCAGAGCTAATCTCATTGGCCATTCCTGTTTCTAACAAAAATGTATAcaaattcaagagaaaaaaaaaagaagccaatAGGTTGATTTTACgttaattttaaattaactgaaTTAACTCTTCGGAAAGCTCTTTTCAGTCGCTGTTGTTGCTTTATCAGCAAACAAATACTGAGGTTCTAAGCTTCTCATTAGAAGTCACTCTGAGGCGCCAAATCTCTACCTTTTTGCCAGTGGACACTTTTTTAAACTAAACTGTTCATAGCTTCTTCCATCAAATTACAACCTAAAAACTTAGTAACTTGCTTAAATCAGCATAACTTTATAGCTGTTTCTTAA carries:
- the RBM25 gene encoding RNA-binding protein 25 isoform X1, with the protein product MSFPPHLNRPPMGIPTLPPGIPPPQFPGFPPPVPPGTPMIPVPMGIMAPAPTVLVPTTVSMVGKHLGARKEHPGLKNKENDENSGPTTTVFVGNISEKASDMLIRQLLAKCGLVLSWKRVQGASGKLQAFGFCEYKEPESTLRALRLLHDLQIGEKKLLVKVDAKTKAQLDEWKAKKKASNGNSRPETTNDDDEALDEETKRRDQIIKGAIEVLIREYSSELNAPSQESDSHPRKKKKEKKEDIFRRFPVAPLIPYPLITKEDINAIEMEEDKRDLISREISKFRDTHKKLEEEKGKKEKERQEIEKERRERERERERERERREREREREREREREKEKERERERERDRDRDRTKDRDRDRERDRDRDRDRERSSDRNKDRSRSREKSRDREREREREREREREREREREREREREREREREREREKDKKRDREEDEEDAYERRKLERKLREKEAAYQERLKNWEIRERKKSREYEKEAEREEERRREMAKEAKRLKEFLEDYDDDRDDPKYYRGSALQKRLRDREKEMEADERDRKREKEELEEIRQRLLAEGHPDPDAELQRMEQEAERRRQPQIKQEPESEEEEEEKPEKEEKREEPEEEEEEPEQKPCLKPTLRPISSAPSVSSASGNATPNTPGDESPCGIIIPHENSPDQQQPEEHRPKIGLSLKLGACNSPNQPNAVKRKKLAVDSVFNKFDDEDSDDVPRKRKLVPLDYGEEDKSNLKGSVNTEEKRKHIKSLIEKIPTAKPELFAYPLDWSIVDSTLMERRIRPWINKKIIEYIGEEEATLVDFVCSKVMAHSSPQSILDDVAMVLDEEAEVFIVKMWRLLIYETEAKKIGLVK
- the RBM25 gene encoding RNA-binding protein 25 isoform X2, which encodes MSFPPHLNRPPMGIPTLPPGIPPPQFPGFPPPVPPGTPMIPVPMGIMAPAPTVLVPTTVSMVGKHLGARKEHPGLKNKENDENSGPTTTVFVGNISEKASDMLIRQLLAKCGLVLSWKRVQGASGKLQAFGFCEYKEPESTLRALRLLHDLQIGEKKLLVKVDAKTKAQLDEWKAKKKASNGNSRPETTNDDDEALDEETKRRDQIIKGAIEVLIREYSSELNAPSQESDSHPRKKKKEKKEDEDINAIEMEEDKRDLISREISKFRDTHKKLEEEKGKKEKERQEIEKERRERERERERERERREREREREREREREKEKERERERERDRDRDRTKDRDRDRERDRDRDRDRERSSDRNKDRSRSREKSRDREREREREREREREREREREREREREREREREREREKDKKRDREEDEEDAYERRKLERKLREKEAAYQERLKNWEIRERKKSREYEKEAEREEERRREMAKEAKRLKEFLEDYDDDRDDPKYYRGSALQKRLRDREKEMEADERDRKREKEELEEIRQRLLAEGHPDPDAELQRMEQEAERRRQPQIKQEPESEEEEEEKPEKEEKREEPEEEEEEPEQKPCLKPTLRPISSAPSVSSASGNATPNTPGDESPCGIIIPHENSPDQQQPEEHRPKIGLSLKLGACNSPNQPNAVKRKKLAVDSVFNKFDDEDSDDVPRKRKLVPLDYGEEDKSNLKGSVNTEEKRKHIKSLIEKIPTAKPELFAYPLDWSIVDSTLMERRIRPWINKKIIEYIGEEEATLVDFVCSKVMAHSSPQSILDDVAMVLDEEAEVFIVKMWRLLIYETEAKKIGLVK